CATCTTCATGGGCTTGTGGATGGGGGCGAAGAGCACCTTGCTCTTCTTGCCGTTGGGGTACTCGAAGGACCAGCTCCACTGGCGGGCGGTGACCTTCACGGCCATGGCATCCCGGGGCGCCTGGTTCATGTATTCGTAGTTGGTCCAGCCGTAGTAGAAGATCGACAGGAACAGCACCAGGGGGATGGTGGTCCACAGGATCTCGAGGCCGAGGTGGCCCTCGATCTGCTCGGCCTTCGGGTGGCGCTTCTTGCTGTAGCGCACCACGAAGTAGATCATCAGCGCCGTGATGAAGATCAGGAACGCCACCGAGAGGCCGAATACATAGAAGAAGACCGCGTCGGACTTCTGGGCCGAAATGGCGGCTTGGTTCATCCAATCCATGGGAAGCCTCAGCGGAAAGCGACGTCGGAGAAGAGCAGGGCGAAGAAGATCAGCAGGGTGCCCAGGGTCACCAGGATGACGATCTTGAAGAGCGGCCCTTCATACCTCAGGTGCATGAAGAAGTAGAAGACCAGGCCGGCCTTGAGGGGCGTCAGCGTGAGCAGGCCCCAGACGGCGGCGGTCTGGCCCAGATGGCTGACGCCCACCAGGCAGCCCGTGAGGATCAGCAGGGCCACCCAGACCTTGATGAAGGTGCCGTAGCCGGGGTGTTCCTGGGTGTGGTCGGCGGTGTGTGCGGCGTGTTCGCTCATGGTCGTGCCCTTACGCGGCGAGGTAGAACAGCGGGAGGAGGAAGATCCAGATCACATCCACGAGGTGCCAGTAGAGGCCGCTGTTCTCCAGGTGTACATAGCGATCCGGGCGGATGCGGTCCGTGGCCACCCACCAGAGCATGACGCCCAGCAGGGACAACCCGACGATGACATGCAGTCCGTGCAGGCCGGTCATCGTGAAGTAGAGGCCGAAGAAGACCTGTTCGCCCGGCGGCAGCGTCGCCAGGTGTGGGGAATTCGGATAGAGGCCGTGGTGGAACTTGGCGCCCCATTCGAAGGATTTGATCACCAGGAAGGTGGCGCCCAGGGCCAGAGTGGTGCCGAGGAAGGCCATGGCCCGCTTCTTTTCCGCACGCTGGATGGCCACGATGGCGAGCACCACCGTGAGGCTGCTGGTGAGCAGCACCAGGGTGTTGATCACACCCAGCGTGGCGTTCAGTTCCGAGCCGCCGTGGTGGAACTCCGCCGGGTAGCGGTAGCGCATGTAGGAATAGCCGATGAAAAGGCCGCCGAAGAGGATGATCTCGGTGACGAGGAACAGCCACATGCCAAGCCGGGCACCAAAATCGTCGCGGTGGACATGCTCACTCATTTGGTCTCCTGCTCGAAGTGGTAGGGGCCATGGGTGACGGTGGGAATGGTCTCGAAATTCTCAAGCGGCGGCGGGCTGGGGATGGTCCATTCCAGGGTCACGCCGCCCCAGGGGTTGTCCTCGGCCTTGGGACCCCGGAAGAGCGCGTAGAGCAGGGTTCCGAAGAACATCAGGAGGCCGAGCACCAGCAGCCAGCTGCCGACGGTAGCCACCACATGCATGGTGTGGAACTGGGGCAGGTGGACATAGTAGCGGCGGGGCATGCCCATCATGCCGAGGATCAGCATGCCGAAATAAAGCATGTTGAACCCGATGAACATGGGGAACCAAGAGGCGTAGATGGCCTTCTTGGAATACATCCGCCCGACCATCTTGGGGAACCAGTAAGTCAGCGCGGCGAAGAACGCGAAGCCGGTACCGCCGAACATCACATAGTGGAAGTGGCCGACGATGAAGTAGGTGTCGTGGATGTGCACATTGATGGCCAGGGCACCTTGCATGACGCCCGTGAGGCCGCCGATGGCGAAGAGGAAGATGAAGGTGAGCGCGAAGAAGAGGGGGGGCTGGAAGTCGATGGAGCCCTTGTAGAGGGTGCTCACCCAGTTGAAGACCTTGATGGCGCTGGGCACGGCCACGACCATGGTGAGCAGCGAGAAGACCATGGTGGCCACGCTGCTCATGCCGCTGGTGAACATGTGGTGGGCCCAGACCAGGCTGCCCACGCCGGCGATGGCCATGCTGGAGAAGGCGATGGCCTTGTAGCCGAAGATGGTGCGCTTGGCGAAGGTGGGGATGATCTCGGTGATGGCGCCCATGGCGGGCAGGATCATGATGTAGACGGCCGGGTGCGAGTAGATCCAGAAGAGGTGCTGGTAGAGCAGCGGATCGCCGCCCTTGCTGGGATCGAAGATGCCGATGCCGAAGAAGCGCTCGAGGATGACCAGCAGCAGGGTGATGGCCACAATGGGGGTGGCGAGGAGCTGGATCCAGGCCGTGGAGTACAGCGCCCAGCACATCAGCGGCATCCGGAACCATTTCATGCCGGGGGCGCGCAGGCGGTGGATGGTGGTGATGAAGTTGATGCCCGTGAGCATGGACGAGAAGCCCAGCACGAAGGCGGCGAAGACCGCGAGGCTCACATTGGTGCCGGTCTTCAGGCTGAAGGGCGCATAGAAGGTCCAGCCCGTGTCGGGGGCGCCGCCCCCGGTGAAGAGGGCCAGCACGGCGAGGATGGCTCCGGCCATGTAGAAGTACCAGGAAGCCAGGTTGAGGCGCGGGAAGGACACATCCTTGGCGCCGATGAGGATGGGCAGGAAGAAGTTCCCGAAGACCGCCGGCAGGCCCGGCACCACGAACAGGAAGATCATGATCACGCCGTGGAGCGTGAACAGGGCGTTGTAGGTCTGGGCGGTGATGAGCTTCTGGAAGGTGGTGAGCTGCACCAGGCGCATGACGAAGCCGATGCCCATGCCCACCAGGAAGAAGCTGACCATCGAGTAGAGGTAGAGCAGGCCGATGCGCTTGTGGTCGGTGGTGGTGAGCCAGGCCATGAGGCCCTTCCGCTCACCCGTGTCCACCAGGAAACTGGGCTGTGCCGTGGACGCGTGGGTGCTCATTCGCCCTCCTCTGACTTGGTCTTGCGCCCCCGGCGGACGAGCGTGGCCACGAAGACCAGGGCCGCCAGGATGATGACGGTGGCGCCGATGGTCGTGGTGTTCAGGACATACTTGCGCCCTGCGGGGTCATAGCTGAAACAGAACTTCAGGAACTTGTTGATGGTGGGCTGGGCCTCGCCACGGGCGGCCTCCTGGGCAGCCATCTGGAGATCGGCCGGCACATAGGTGGTGCCATACATGTAGCGGGTCACCTTGCCCTTGGGACTGATGAAGATGATGGCGCCGGCATGGACGAAGTCATCTCCCACGCGCTTGAACTTGAAGCCGACCGCATCGGCCAGGGCCTTGGTGGTGGCGGCGGGACCGGTGAGGAAACGCCAGGCTGCGGGCGGGAAGGGCCGGGTGATCTCGCCCAGGTAGTTGGTGCGCTTCTGGGCGGCGATCTCGGGCTCATCCCGCTCATCGAAGCTCACGGTGAGCACCTGGAAATCCTTCCCGGGCTCGGCCTGGGTGCGGTTCAGCACTTCGGCCACGCCGCTGAGCTGGGGCGTGCAGATGCCCGCGCAGCGGAAGTAGTTCAGGGTGAGGATGGTGGGCTTGTCGATGAGCGAACGGAGGGTGACGGGCTGGCCATCCTCCGCCTTCAGGACGAGGTCGAGGGGGATCGTGGCCCCCAGCTTCTCGTCCACGCCCACTTCCTGGGGCGTGAAGGCCGGGGCGGCCTGATCGGTCGGCGCCGATGTCGGTGCCGGCACTGGTGCCTGGGCCCGGAGGGGGCCCCCCAAGAGGGCCGCGGCCAGCACCAGGCTGGTCCAAGGGGAACGGGTCGGGAGCTTCGACATGGCGGGCCTCAACGCTGTACCGGGGCAGCAGGCTTGGCCTCGGCCCGGGCCGATTCATACTCGCGGCAGAGGAGATCCACGGCCCGCGACACGGGGATGCGGTTGGGGATCACCTCGCCGGCGCTGGCGAACAGCTTCTCCAGTGCGGCGATGGCCTTGGGGTCGCTGGCGCCGTGGTCATAGGCTCCGAGCGACTGCACCACATGGGCCAGGGCCATGCGGTCCTTCTTGGAGAGGTAGGCGTAGGAGACCATCGAGCTGCCCTTGATGCCCTCCTCCAGGGTCTTGTAGATGTCTTCCACGCGGGTGCCGTTCTTCCAGGCCGCCTTGACCGTGAAGTTGCGGGGCTTGGGGGTGAGCCCCGTGCCGCCGGGGCCATCGCCCTTGCCATCCACACCATGGCAGGTGGCGCAGGTCTGGGCGTAGAGCGCCTTGCCGCGGGCCATGAGCGCGGGATTCGGCGTCATCACGGTCGCCGGATCGATGGGTGGGATGACCTGCCGGGCGGTGGCGGGATAGTCGGTGGGATCCAGCCAGCCCGTCTCGCCCTGCACAGCCTGGATGGGCGCGTCCGGCGTGGTGTGGGCCTGGTAGCGCAGCCCGGGTAGGACGGTGAAGGCGAAGAAGCCGGCGATGAAGATGAAGCAGATCACCACCAGCAGGGCGGAGCCCAGGCGCTTCAGCTCCTCGGAGGAGAGGTAATCGTGGATCTTCATAGGCGGAACTCCAGGCCCTCGCGCAGGAAGGGATCGCCAACGGGCATGTCCTCGCCCTTCTGCATGGCGCCGCGGACCCAGAGGAGGATCCCGCCCAGGAAGAAGAGGGCGAAGCTGAGCTCGGGCCAGGAGAAGTGCGGCTTGGCGCCGAGCACGGGGAAGATGAGCCAGTAGATGTCCAGGACATGGGCGCCCAGCATGAGCAGGGCCACCCGGCGCAGACGCCTGGGGTCCTTCTTCGAATCGCGGGTCACCAGGGCGAAGAAGGGCAGCACGAAATGCAGGAGGGCGAGGGAGATGGTGATGGCGCGCCAGGCGCCGGCCAGGCGGACCTTGTAGTAGATGACCTCATCCGGCAGGTTGGCGTACCACATGAGCATGTACTGGGCGAAGCCGATGTAGGACCAGAACACCGTGAAGGCGAAGAGGAAGCCGCCCAGGTTGTAGAGGTGGTCGCCGCGCACGCCCTCGAGCCGGCCCTGGTCCTGGAGGTAGAGGACCGCCAGCGCCGTGGCGGCCAGGCCGCTGAGGAAGGCCCCGGCGAACACATAGACGCCGAAGATGTCGCTGTACCACTCGGGCGTGAGGCCGGAGATCCAGTCGAAGGCCACCAGGGTGATCACCAGGGCGAAGATCGCCATGAAGGCGGGGGCGAATTTGCGGGCGCGGACATTGAAAGCCGGGTCCTTGGAGGCGTCCTGCTTCAGCGAACCGCCCACCAGCACGCCCAGGCCCAGGAGCACGAGGGCGAAGGCGATGAGGGTGCGGACGGAGAAGAAGGGAAGGCTCAGCCAGAAGGCCTTGCCCGCCAGGATGGGGTGGTGGGCCGCCTCGGGCCGGGCCCCGGGGTAGAGGACGGGAATGGCGGCCAGGGCGATGAGGCCCACGGGGATGGCGGGGATCAGGAGGGTGGCCAGGCGCTCGGGGATGCGGCGCACGGGCACGCTCCACTTGGCGCTCACCAGGTGTTCCAGGGCCACGATGAAGAGGGAGCCCAGGCCCAGGGTGAACAGGAGCACGAACCAGAGGATCCAGTTGGCCCAGAACCGCTCGGGACCGGCGGCGAAGTAGGCGCCGGCCACGCCCAGGGCCCCGAGGGCCGTGGCCCCCCAGAGCAGGTTGGAGGTGTTGTTGTTCTGACTCATGGGGTTCTGGCTCATGGAATGGCCACCTTCAGGTCCTCGTCCTTGGCGTTCTGGGCGCGCTGCAGGGCCCGCACATAATGCACCACGGCCCAGCGCTGGGACTCGCTGAGGTCCGCGGCGTGCGACGGCATGGCGTTCTTCCCGTTCACGATGGCCCAGTAGATCTTGCCGTCGGGGTAATCGCGGAACTGCTGGGCCTGCAGGTTGGCGGGCTTGCCACCATAGGCGGCGGTCAGGCTGCCCACGCCGTCGCCCACGGAGCCGTGGCAGACCTCGCAACGGTTCTTGTAGGCCTGACGGCCTGCGGCGAAGACTTCCCGGGTGCGCGGCAGGGGGTTCGCCAGGGTGGCGGCTTCCTCCTGGGTGCCCGTGGCGGTGGGCAGGTGTCCCCGCGCCACGGTGCCGGCCACTGGCCGCTGCATGCCATGGCCATCCTTGAAGAAGCTGGAGGCCTTCTGGGCGTTCAGGCGGGGCTGGTCCTGCATGTATTTCATGGGGGCCACCACCGGGAACAGCTTGATGGCGAAGTACATCACGAGACCGGCGCCCAGGCAGGCGGTGAAGATGCCCCCAGCCGCCCGCAGGATGTAGTCGCTCGTGAGGAAGGGGCTCCGGTCCGGTGCCGGCAGGATCTCCACCTGGGAGGCCCCGGCGGCCTGGAGGGCGGCGGCTGCGGCGGCGCTGTCGAAGGCCTCGCTTTCGGCTTCCAGGGCCAGGACATACCGATCGCGGGTGATGCTCTTGATGGACTTGGACGACAGCACCGGGTGCCCGAAGAAGGGCAGCTTGTTCAGGAGGAACAGCATCCCCAGGCCCGCGGTGAAGGTGGCGAAGAGCACCGTCACTTCGAACATGATGGGGATGAAGGCCTCCCAGGAGTCCGGGGCCTTGCCGCCCGTGATGATCGGGTAGTCGATGGCGCTGATCCAGTACTGGAACCCGAAGGCGGTGAGGGCGCCCAGGACACCCATGACCAGCACCATGCCGCCCAGGGGGGAGCGGCGGAGGCCCAGGGCCTCTTCGATGCCGTGGATGGCGTAGGGCGTGTAGGCCTCGACGGTGCCGAGCTTGCTGGCGCGCACCTTGGGGATGGCCTGCATCAGGGCATCGGGCGTCTCGAAGGTGCCGAGGACGGCGTAGGAGGTCTCAGACATGGTGGTCGTCTCCATGGTGAGAAGGTTGCGCGTCCGGCAGGATGGCCTTCACCTCGGTCGTGGCGATGACCGGCAGCACCCGGGCGAAGAGCAGGACCAGGGTGAAGAAGATGCCGAAGGTGCCTAGGAGGATGCCGAAGTCCACCATGGTGGGCTTGTAGATGCGCCAGGCGGAAGGCAGGTAGTCCTGGTGCAGCGAGATCACGATGATCACGAAGCGCTCGAACCACATGCCGATGGTCACGCCCGTGGCCACCAGGATCATCCAGAAGTAGCTGGCCCGGGCCTTCTTGAACCAGAGGATCTGGGGGATGAGGATGTTGCAGCTGATGGTCACCCAGCCGGCCCAGCCGTAGGTGCCCGTGATGATGTTCATGAAGCCGTGGTGGAGGAACTCGTTCATGGAATACCAGGCCGTGAAGCCTTCCATCATGTAGCTGTAGCCCATGATGCAGCTCATGGAGAGGATCACCTTGTTCATCACATCCAGGTGCCGCATGGTGATGAGGTTCTTCAGCTCCATGGTCTCGCGCACCACCACCAGCACCATCACCACCATGGCGAAGCCGGCGAAGATGGCGCCCGCCACGAAGTAGGGCGGGAAGATGGTCATGTGCCAGCCAGGCACCACGGAGGTGGCGAAGTCGAAGCTCACCACCGAGTGCACGGACAGCACCAGGCCCGTGGCCAGGCCTGCCAGCAGCAGGTAGGCCTTCTCGTAGTGCTGCCAGTGGGAGGCGGCCCCACGCCAGCCCATGGCCAGCACGGTGTAGATGACCTTCCGCAGCTTGCTGGTGGTCCGGTCGCGCATGGAGGCGATGTCGGGGATCAGGCCCAGGTACCAGAACATCAGGGACACGGAGAAGTAGGTGTTCACCGCGAAGACATCCCACAGCAGCGGCGACCGGAAGTTGGTCCAGAGGGCGCGCTGGTTCGGGTAGGGGAAGAGCCAGTAGGCCAGCCAGGGGCGGCCCACATGGATCAGCGGGAAGATCACGGCGCAGATGACCGCGAAGATCGTCATGGCCTCGGCAAAGCGGGCGATGGCGTTGCGCCAGCGCTTGCGGAAGAGGAAGAGGATGGCCGAGATCAGCGTGCCGGCGTGGCCGATGCCCACCCAGAACACGAAGTTGATGATGTCGAAGGCCCAGAACACGGGGCTGCTGTTGCCCCAGGCGCCGATGCCCAGGTAGAAGGTGTAGCCGATGCTGACGACACCGATCAGGGCGGCGGTCAGCGTGATGGCCAGGGCGAAGTACCACTTCCTGGGGGGCTTGGTCTCGGGGAAGGCCAGCACCTGGTCGTCGAGGCTGCCGGGCGTGACCTTGCCCACATACAGCGACGGCTCAACCAGGCCTGCCGGGATGTCGCCGGCGGGAATGGCGGCATCAGTGCGCATGGGGACCTCCCACGGTGGCCTTGTCGGCGGGGTTCTTCAGGTCGGCGAGGTACGAGATGGCGGGCTTGGCACCCACTTCCTCCAGCACGCGGTAGGCGCGGCTGGCGGCCACCAGCTGGGCGACCTTGCTCTTGGGATCCTTCAGGTCGCCGAAGACGATGGCGTCCGAGGGGCAGCCTGCCATGCAGGCGGTGGTGATCTCGCCGTCGAGGATGGCGCGGCTCTCGCCCTTGGCGCGGATCTTCACATCGTTGATGCGCTGCACGCAGAAGGAGCACTTCTCCATGACGCCGCGGGGACGGACCGTGACCTCGGGGTTGTTGGCCAGGGTCTCAGGCTCGGTCTTGTAGGCGGTGTACTCGAGGAAGTTGAAGCGGCGCACCTTGTAGGGGCAGTTGTTGGCGCAGTAGCGGGTGCCCACGCAGCGGTTGTAGGCCATCTGGTTGAGGCCGTCCGGGCTGTGGTTGGTGGCGTTCACCGGGCAGACATTCTCACAGGGCGCGTTGTCGCAGTGCTGGCAGAGCATCGGCTGATGCACGACCTTCGGGTTCTCCAGCTCGCCCTCGTAGTACCGGTCGATGCGGATCCAGTGCATCTCTCGGCCGCGGGCCACCTGTTCGGGGCCCACCACCGGGACATTGTTCTCCGACTGGCAGGCGACCACGCAGGCGGAGCAGCCCGTGCAGGCGGCCAGGTCGATGACCATGC
The window above is part of the Geothrix sp. genome. Proteins encoded here:
- a CDS encoding cytochrome C oxidase subunit IV family protein, with amino-acid sequence MSEHAAHTADHTQEHPGYGTFIKVWVALLILTGCLVGVSHLGQTAAVWGLLTLTPLKAGLVFYFFMHLRYEGPLFKIVILVTLGTLLIFFALLFSDVAFR
- a CDS encoding cytochrome c oxidase subunit 3 family protein translates to MSEHVHRDDFGARLGMWLFLVTEIILFGGLFIGYSYMRYRYPAEFHHGGSELNATLGVINTLVLLTSSLTVVLAIVAIQRAEKKRAMAFLGTTLALGATFLVIKSFEWGAKFHHGLYPNSPHLATLPPGEQVFFGLYFTMTGLHGLHVIVGLSLLGVMLWWVATDRIRPDRYVHLENSGLYWHLVDVIWIFLLPLFYLAA
- a CDS encoding cbb3-type cytochrome c oxidase subunit I — encoded protein: MSTHASTAQPSFLVDTGERKGLMAWLTTTDHKRIGLLYLYSMVSFFLVGMGIGFVMRLVQLTTFQKLITAQTYNALFTLHGVIMIFLFVVPGLPAVFGNFFLPILIGAKDVSFPRLNLASWYFYMAGAILAVLALFTGGGAPDTGWTFYAPFSLKTGTNVSLAVFAAFVLGFSSMLTGINFITTIHRLRAPGMKWFRMPLMCWALYSTAWIQLLATPIVAITLLLVILERFFGIGIFDPSKGGDPLLYQHLFWIYSHPAVYIMILPAMGAITEIIPTFAKRTIFGYKAIAFSSMAIAGVGSLVWAHHMFTSGMSSVATMVFSLLTMVVAVPSAIKVFNWVSTLYKGSIDFQPPLFFALTFIFLFAIGGLTGVMQGALAINVHIHDTYFIVGHFHYVMFGGTGFAFFAALTYWFPKMVGRMYSKKAIYASWFPMFIGFNMLYFGMLILGMMGMPRRYYVHLPQFHTMHVVATVGSWLLVLGLLMFFGTLLYALFRGPKAEDNPWGGVTLEWTIPSPPPLENFETIPTVTHGPYHFEQETK
- a CDS encoding SCO family protein — protein: MSKLPTRSPWTSLVLAAALLGGPLRAQAPVPAPTSAPTDQAAPAFTPQEVGVDEKLGATIPLDLVLKAEDGQPVTLRSLIDKPTILTLNYFRCAGICTPQLSGVAEVLNRTQAEPGKDFQVLTVSFDERDEPEIAAQKRTNYLGEITRPFPPAAWRFLTGPAATTKALADAVGFKFKRVGDDFVHAGAIIFISPKGKVTRYMYGTTYVPADLQMAAQEAARGEAQPTINKFLKFCFSYDPAGRKYVLNTTTIGATVIILAALVFVATLVRRGRKTKSEEGE
- a CDS encoding cytochrome c produces the protein MKIHDYLSSEELKRLGSALLVVICFIFIAGFFAFTVLPGLRYQAHTTPDAPIQAVQGETGWLDPTDYPATARQVIPPIDPATVMTPNPALMARGKALYAQTCATCHGVDGKGDGPGGTGLTPKPRNFTVKAAWKNGTRVEDIYKTLEEGIKGSSMVSYAYLSKKDRMALAHVVQSLGAYDHGASDPKAIAALEKLFASAGEVIPNRIPVSRAVDLLCREYESARAEAKPAAPVQR
- a CDS encoding quinol:electron acceptor oxidoreductase subunit ActD codes for the protein MSETSYAVLGTFETPDALMQAIPKVRASKLGTVEAYTPYAIHGIEEALGLRRSPLGGMVLVMGVLGALTAFGFQYWISAIDYPIITGGKAPDSWEAFIPIMFEVTVLFATFTAGLGMLFLLNKLPFFGHPVLSSKSIKSITRDRYVLALEAESEAFDSAAAAAALQAAGASQVEILPAPDRSPFLTSDYILRAAGGIFTACLGAGLVMYFAIKLFPVVAPMKYMQDQPRLNAQKASSFFKDGHGMQRPVAGTVARGHLPTATGTQEEAATLANPLPRTREVFAAGRQAYKNRCEVCHGSVGDGVGSLTAAYGGKPANLQAQQFRDYPDGKIYWAIVNGKNAMPSHAADLSESQRWAVVHYVRALQRAQNAKDEDLKVAIP
- the nrfD gene encoding NrfD/PsrC family molybdoenzyme membrane anchor subunit, which codes for MRTDAAIPAGDIPAGLVEPSLYVGKVTPGSLDDQVLAFPETKPPRKWYFALAITLTAALIGVVSIGYTFYLGIGAWGNSSPVFWAFDIINFVFWVGIGHAGTLISAILFLFRKRWRNAIARFAEAMTIFAVICAVIFPLIHVGRPWLAYWLFPYPNQRALWTNFRSPLLWDVFAVNTYFSVSLMFWYLGLIPDIASMRDRTTSKLRKVIYTVLAMGWRGAASHWQHYEKAYLLLAGLATGLVLSVHSVVSFDFATSVVPGWHMTIFPPYFVAGAIFAGFAMVVMVLVVVRETMELKNLITMRHLDVMNKVILSMSCIMGYSYMMEGFTAWYSMNEFLHHGFMNIITGTYGWAGWVTISCNILIPQILWFKKARASYFWMILVATGVTIGMWFERFVIIVISLHQDYLPSAWRIYKPTMVDFGILLGTFGIFFTLVLLFARVLPVIATTEVKAILPDAQPSHHGDDHHV